CAATTTTATCTAGTCTGGCTGTCTTCGGGAGAAAAATTACGCGTATCAGAAGATACACTCGTCCGTCAGCGCTTATTAAAAGGACAAGAACTAACAGACACAATGATCGAACAAATAAAAAAAGCTGGCTCTTATGACGTTGGTTTGCAGCTGTCTTTGAATTATCTGAGTTATCAATTACGCTCGAAAAAGGAAATCCTTGATCATTTGAAAGAGAAAGAGATTTTACCAGAAGATCGGAAAAAAATCGTTGCTCGTTTAGAAGAGATGAATCTGCTGGATGATAAATCTTTCAGTGAAAGTTATGTACGGACTTTGATGCGAACCAGTGATAAAGGGCCTAAGATGATCGAACAACAACTAAAACGCAAAGGGCTGAGCGATGAAGACATTCAACATGGTTTGACTTTTTATGCAATGGAAGATCAAGTTGAGGTCGCTGCCGCTGCCGCTCAAAAGGCAATGAAACGCTATAGAACGAAAAGTTTTAGAGATGCCTTGCAGAAAGTTCAAATTCACTTGATACAAAAGGGCTTCAATCGTGAGGTCATCGATCTAGCGCTTGAGGAGTTAGCTTTTGAACGTGATGAAGAACAAGAGATAGAGGCAATCAAAAAAGAAGGAGATAAGCTTTGGGAGAAACACCGTAAGCTTGATCCTTATAAACGCTCGATGAAGGTCAAACAAAGTCTATTTCAAAAGCAGTTTGATTCTGAATTGATCCAGCAATATTTTGATGAAAAGGAATTAGAGGATGAAGAATGAAAAATATTGGGAGACATGGAGCACAGAAAAACTTCAGTCTTTTCAAGAAGAATTTATTGATTGGTATGAAAAAGAAAAACGTAACTTGCCATGGCGCGTCAATTTAGATCCATACCGTATTTGGATTTCAGAGATCATGCTGCAGCAGACACGTGTCGATACTGTGATCGATTATTATTATCGTTTTATGGAGTGGTTTCCGACGATCAAAGATTTAGCTGAAGCACCTGATGATCGTTTATTGAAAGCTTGGGAAGGGCTGGGCTATTATTCTCGAGCTAGAAATTTAAAAGTGGCAGCGCAACAGATCATGACAGAATTTGATGGCCAAATGCCCCAAATGATCGATGAAATCAGGCAATTGAAAGGGATCGGACCGTATACGGCAGGAGCAATCGGCAGTATTGCTTTTCAACTACCAGAACCAGCAATCGATGGAAATGTCATGCGTGTGGTCAGCCGTTTATTTGAAATCAATGATGATATCGCAAAAGCCAGTAGTCGCAAAGTGTTTGAAGAGGCGATGTATAAAATCATTGATAGGGAACGCCCGGGAGATTTCAATCAGGCCATGATGGATCTGGGTTCGGCGATTTGCACACCAACATCGCCTAAATGTGAGGAATGCCCTATTCAAAAATACTGTTTGAGTTATGGGATGAATACAATGACTGAATATCCGGTCAAATCGAAGAAACAAAAACCAAAGGATGTTTATTATGTTGGTGGAATCATCGAAAATAATCAACAGGAGTTCTTGTTAGAAAAGCGTGATGCTAAAGGGTTATTAGCAAATATGTGGTTATTTCCAATAGAAGAAGTCAGCAAGGAGCGTTTTGAATTTCTCCAAAAATCCCGGGTAAAAGAAGAACAACAATTATCTCTTGAATTTGAAGAACCACTTTTGGTTGCAGAAGAAAATTCAGAGATTTTTGAAAAGTATCCCAAAGTTGTTTGGCAAAAGCGAAACTTGGGCGAAGTCGTTCATATTTTTAGCCATTTAAAATGGCATATCCTGGTGTTTTATGGAAGGCAAACAGGTCCAATTTCTATCAATGACAATCAAAATTGGACAACTCCAGAAGAATTTTCGAACTATGTATTTCCAAAGCCGCAGCAAAAAATGGTAGAGCTTTATCAAAAAGAACTTAAAGCAAGGGAATAATTAGTTGGTGCGAATCCTAAGTGCTCATGAAATAGCTAGGAGATTCGCACCAAAATTTTCAGGATTTCAGCTGTAAAATGCTGTTTTTCTCATTTATATTTAATGTTATAATAGTGTTAGTAGTGGAATAGCTGAGATATGTCGGATATTTCAACCTATTTCACGGTCTAGCTCTATTTAGAGCTAGTGGATTGAAATGTCCCAGCCAATGACTAGACCAACATAGCCGGAGTCTAGCTCTATTTAGAGCTAGATTTTTTTATCTGAAATAAAACCAACTAAATGACTTCTAAAACATTTTTATAGTAACTAATTAACAACAGTCATAAGAAATCAAACTCCTTAGTATGCAAAGTTGAAAATTATGATATAATTATAGTGATATCGGTGTAATGAACACCCAAACGAAGCGCAATCAGCTTTGATATGCGATTTTTCGTACGAGGGAAAGTTGGGGGACTATGGCAATTCCAAAAGAAGGTGAATTTGTAACGATCCAAAGTTACAAACACGATGGACATTTGCATCGAACATGGCGAGATACTATGGTATTGAAAACAAGCGAGTATTCTCTGATTGGCGTTAACGATCATACTTTGGTGACAGAGTCTGATGGGCGCCGATGGGTTACTCGGGAACCAGCGATTGTTTATTTTCATAAAAAATACTGGTTCAACATAATAGCGATGATCAGAGAAAAGGGGGTTTCATATTACTGCAATCTTGCGTCACCATATCTTTTAGATGATGAAGCATTGAAGTATATCGATTACGATTTGGATATCAAGGTTTTTCCTGATGGAGAGAAACGTTTGCTAGATGTAGACGAATACGAGTTTCACAGTAAAATCATGGAATATCCGGAAGATATCGATTTTATTCTAAAAGAAAATGTGAAGACATTAGTGGATTGGATTAATAGTGGAAAAGGTCCGTTCTCTGAAGATTATGTAAATATCTGGTACCAACGCTATCAGGAGCTATCTAGAAAATAGCGAATGTAAGATGTTAAGTGAAAAAAGACTAGTGAGAAATTTTCGCTAGTCTTTTTTTGTATTTTAAGGCTGTAATATTTTTTCTTATGTAGTTAAATATTTTTTAAATGATATAATTATATTAAAAAGAATGGAGGGTATATAATGAAAGAGTATGCAATGAAAATAGTAAAAGTGATGGGAATCATCTTTTTTGCTATGATTACGTTTGGATGGGGAAAAAGCAATATCGCTGAAGAACGAAAGGTTTATATTCCATCAGATGAGCTGAGAAAATCTGTTGTGAAGTCGATTGAGGAAAATACTGGTAAAAAGATCACAGATGAGTTGCCCACAATAAAAGAAATGGAATATGCAGATTCAGTTTATCTTGCTGGTGAGTCACTTGAAGGCGTACAGTACCTAACCAATGTAGAGAGTGCTGTTTATGTACCAGTAAATGAAGGTAGTATCGATATGCGTCCGATTGGAAAAATGAAAAATTTGAAATTTTTACAATACTATTGGTATATGACCGAAGCCAAAGCGACACATATGGTGCAAGATATCAGCTATTTATCAGGACTGGAAAATTTGGAAGGACTTGACTTATACGGTTATCCAGTGCTTGATCTTACACCGCTTTCTAATCTGAAAAATTTAGATAGGTTTGATGGAGACTCATATGTGACAGCTCCAGCAGCGGTAGTGGATCGATCAACGAAACAGCTTATCTTTGAAAACCCGATGAAGTATTCTACCCAATTTGATCAGGCAGAAAAATCAACAGGTTATACAGAATTGTCAAACGGGGATGACACTTGGAATAAAAAGATAGATGCAAAATTAGAAAATAATCTTGTCACTGTTGAAGGGATCGATGAGAGGGCTACGCAAATAAAGGTTACCTTAACAGCGATTTCATCCAATAGAATGTATCGGCATGATCTTCAATACACAATCCCTTTAGTCTGGAAATAATAAAGAAAGTGTGGAATATTCAACATATTTCACACTTTTTGAGATTATAATTCTTTATTCATTTGATAATGCTCAATATTAGCATCAAGGAACATGTCGCCTTCTTTCACATAGCCCATCCGCTCATAAAACCCTAAAGCAGTGATTTGAGCACCTAAAGTAATCACCTTATATCCCTGCTCTTTTGCAAACTCTTCGGCCTTTTCTACAATGATTCGACCATACTCTTTACCCCGATACTCTTTTTTAACAGCCATTCGCTGTAGTTTTATGACATTATTTTCAAGTGGTAAAAGGCGACAAGTAGCGATTGGTTTGTTATCATCACCATATAAAACAAAATGAATACACATTGCTTCATATTTATCGATTTCTATTTCGCTGGGAACTCCTTGCTCCAGCATAAACACTTGATGCCGGATTTGAACGGCATCTAAGTAGATATTACTCATCGTGTCTCTTGTTTGAACGATTTTCATTTGGCACCTCTAACTCTTATTATTTTATTTATTATACCTTAAAATCATTGCTAAAATAAAGAGTTGAAACTTTTTTAGTTATAGATTTACTAACTTATTGACTAAATGAAAAGGAGGGAGAAAGTTGAACATAAAAGTTCTATACATTTTGGGAATTTTCACTATTTTGTTTATTATTGTCGCTATTATTATTATTATCAATATTTCACCTTATCCCGTGATTTTTTTCGCAAAGCATACAGCATTTAAAATTCCTAAGGAAACGAGGGTAAATCAATATGATGAGGGCAATGTAACGGTTCTTGTAAATGAAACCTATACATCCGCTTATAAAAATAATCAGTTTGATCTCTATTTACCTAAAAAGCAGATAAAAGGGGAACCTATTATTGCGTGGGTACACGGCGGCGGCTTTGTTGGTGGAGATAAATTGGAAGAAAAGGAATTTGCAACAAAACTGGCTGAAAAAGGATACGCAGTTGCTGTGATGAACTATGCACTTGTTCCTGAAACTAAATATCCTATACCAGTTATTCAAACCTCAGAATTTTTAGCCTATTTAAAAAATCATGCCGAAAACTATTCGATCAATTTTGATAATCTTTTTATTGCAGGAGATTCTGCTGGTGCTCAAATTGCAAGCCAATTTATCACAACACAAACAAATGAAGTATATCGGAAACTTATGAGCGTCGATCAAGTAATAAAACAAAATCAAATTAAAGGTAGTTTATTATATTGTGGCGTATACGATGTACCGGAAGTAGTCCATTCCTATTCAATACCGCCAGTTAAATTCATGTTTCAAAAAATCGGTTGGGGCTATGCACAGGATAAAAATTGGCTTCATGGTAAATTGGCTGAGAGTTCTGTAATCTCAAATTTTGTTACTGCTGATTTTCCACCTGCGTATATCACAGATGGAAACACCTTTTCTTTTGAAGAACAAGGGAAAAAGCTAGTCGAAGTATTAAAATCTAAAGGGATTTCCGTCAGTCAGAGGTTCTTTTTAAAATCTGAATATAAAACAGCTCATGAGTACCAATTTGAAATGGCATCTGAACCTGCTAAAATTGTATTTAAAGATACATTGGTTTTCTTGAATAAGCATAAACAGAAGTGATTTTTTAGGTCCAAAGAAGTATTGCTATCTTATATAGTAAAAGGTATGCTAAAATCTATAAGTAAGAAATTGAACTTTTTCAGAGATAGAACAGTAAAAGACTTTCATAAGAAAGTGTTGATCATTAATGTTGTCTAGCTGCATGAGCCAGTCTCTCGAGAAAAAGATAAAACCTGAATGAGGCAAAAAGCACCTCAATCATGTTTTCCTATTTTCAGTCGAGACTAAACAGGCTCATTCCGCTTTTGCTGAGAATCACAATGAAAGAATTTGAGTTGATGATGAACAGTACAAGACTTTTGTAAGAAAGTGTTGATCATTTATGTTATCTAGCTGCATGAGCCAGTCTCTCGAGAAAAAGATAAAACCTGAATGAGGCAAAAAGCACCTCAGTCATGTTTTCCTATTTTCAGTCGAGACTAAACAGGCTCATTCCGCTTTTATTGTTATCCAGCTGCACAGGTCAGCCTTTCTGGAAAAAGATAAAAATGAATTGTGGTAAAAAGCACCACATTTCATTTTTCCTATTTTCCGGTCAAGGCTAAGCGACCTGTTCCGCTTTTATTTTAAGGAGGAGTATTTGTGTTTGAACGTTTAAGGCAATCTAAGTTATTTTTTTGGTCAGCGGAGTTATTAGTTATTGCTACGTTGATTTTTGTTTCTTCAAAGATCAATTTTATTTTTGCACCGGTGGGGACGTTTTTCTCTACATTATTTGCACCAGTACTTGTAGCGGGCTTTCTTTACTATATTTTGAATCCGATCGTCAATTTATTGATGAAAACAAAAATGAAACGAATCTATGCGATTTTGATCGTGTTTTTGCTTTTGATTGCAGCGATTGTACTACTTTTGGTCAGTGTGATTCCTAGTTTGGTTTCTCAATTATCTAGTTTAGCATCGAATATGCCTGAGGTATTCAAAAGTGTGGAGGCCTGGGTCACTCAGATGGCTGAGCTGCCAATTTTTAAAGAAGCAGAATTGACGAAATATATTGAACAGCTGGATATTTCGTATGGAAATATCATCCAGCAATTTCTGAGCGGTTTATCAAGTAGTTTAGGCTCGATCGTTTCAACGGTTGCGTCCACAACGATCATTATTGTGACAGCTCCTTTCATCTTGTTTTATATGCTAAAAGATGGCGATCGTTTAGTGCCTGGAATCAAACATTTTTTACCGAAAAAACGTCAAGACGATATCGTTGATCTTCTAGATAAACTGAATAAAACATTATCGAATTATATCAGCGGACAAGCAATTGAATGTTTATTCGTTGCTACATTTACGGTGATCGGTTATTCTCTGATCGGTGTACGTTATGCATTTTTATTCGGTGTCATCGCTGGTATAACTAATTTGATTCCATATTTAGGACCTTATTTAGGTTTAGCTCCAGCAGTTTTTGTGACAGTCTTTGATGAACCATTCAAAGCGTTGCTTTGTTGTTTAGTCGTATTGGTTGTACAACAGATCGATGGAAACATCATTTATCCAAATGTGATCGGTAAGTCTTTAAAGATCCATCCTTTAACGATCATTATCATTTTGCTTGTTGCTGGAAATATTGCTGGACTATTGGGAATCTTCTTAGGTGTTCCATTTTATGCGATCTGTAAGACGATAGCTGTCCATGTTTATAGTATGGTGCGCAAGGATAAAATGGCTGAAGATTTGGTGCTGGATTTAAACGGCGAAATAAATTCACCATCAAGTAAGGAAAAATAGTTTGAGAATATTGAAATCACTTTCTATTTGTGATACGATTTCATCGTGACTACATTGCGTAGTCACGTTTTTTAAAACGAAAGAGCTCGATCTTTCAAAATACTTGAATTACTTGATGTTTCATCAGGTTTTTCTACACACATTTAAGGAGAGAAAACATTATGAACAATGCTGACCCCGATAGTCAGTCGCTTATCGCACAAATTTTACTATTAATTGTTTTGACCTTGATCAATGCATTTCTTGCTGCCTCAGAAATTGCGGTAGTTTCTGTGAATAAGAACCGTGTTGAACAAAAGGCAGAAGAAGGAGATAAAAAAGCGATCAAGCTTTTGAAAGTCTTAAAAGATCCGACTAGTTTTTTATCAACGATTCAAGTTGGTATTACGTTAGTCAATATTTTATCTGGTGCGTCTTTGGCTGACTCTTTATCTGCTAAATTAGCTCCTATTTTAGGTGGCGGAGCTGCAGCAAAAAATCTTGCCAACATTATTATTTTAGCGTTACTGACCTATGTTTCGATCGTTTTTGGTGAATTATATCCTAAACGAATCGCTATGAATAAATCTGAGGAAGTAGCTCAAGTTACGTCCGGTTTTGTCCGTGCGATCGGTATAGTTGCTCGACCATTTGTTTGGTTGCTTTCTGCATCGACGGATTTGCTTTCGAAGCTGACACCAATGAAGTTTGATGATGCTGATTCTAAAATGACACGGGATGAAATGCGCTATATGTTGGAATCAGAAGGTGTGCTGGACAATGACGAATTGGAAATGCTTCAAGGTGTCTTTTCTTTAGATACGAAGGTTGCCAGAGAGGTCATGGTTCCTCGAACGGATGCTTTTATGATCGATATAGAAGATGATATTCATGAAAATATCAATGCTGTCTTGTCGGAAAATTATTCAAGAATTCCTGTTTATAACGAAGATAAAGATAAAATCGTCGGTGTTCTCCATACGAAAAACTTATTGAAAGCTGCTCATAAGTTGGGCTTCGATAATGTTCAGTTAAAGAATATCATCCAAGAACCACTCTTTGTTCCTGAAACGATTTTTATTGATGATTTATTATATGAATTGAAACGAACGCAAAATCAAATGGCCATTTTGCTGGATGAGTACGGTGGTGTTGTTGGTTTAGCTACGTTAGAGGATTTATTAGAAGAAATCGTTGGAGAGATCGATGACGAGTCCGATGAAGTTGAAAATCTTTATTCGAAGATTTCTGACCACGAGTATTTAGTTCAAGGTAGAATGCTGATCGATGAGTTCAATGAAGCATTTGAAACAGATCTTCATATGAGTGATGTGGATACAATGGCGGGCTATTTGATTACAGCGTTAGGAACGATTCCGGATGAGGGAGAGAAATTATCTTTTGATGTGGGGAATCTGACACTGACCTCTGAAGAAATGGAAGGGACGAGGGTTTTAGCATTAAAAGTTGTTTTTCATGACGAAGAAGAGGTCGATGAAGAACCAGAAGAAAATCGTCGTTTCTTCCGTAAAGAGTTAGAAGAAGACGAGCCTAGAAGGTAAAATGAAAAAGACTAACATTTCAGTTAGTCTTTTTTTGCTGCATCAAATTACTGTCCTTTTGATTATGAACGTCTTTGATCGCTTGATAGAGACTGAGAAATTGTTCATCACTGTCTGCAGAAAAACGAAAGACAAATGAAGGTAAGGGACAATTTTCGGGAATCAAGAAAGAAGAAGTCGTTACCATAAAATCAAAAGAAGAAAATTCGCCATATTTGTACGCAACTAACTGAACGAACGGAATATCTTTTATGAATTGAGTCAATGGTTCTACCAGTAGGTAATTTGACTCTGCTACTAAAGCAATCCGAATGAGATTATTTCCTAAGAAAGATTCGTAAAGTGGAACTAGTAAAGCGGATAATGTATCAGATAAAGAATCAATAGTTGATCTTAACCAGGCGTAATTTTTTCTGTTAGAAATTTTTTGAAATAATGCTCTGAATTCAGTAAACAATTGATAATAATATTTATTTTTTGAATAAATATTATTATCGGTCAAGTGAAATAAAGTAGGAAACTTTTGCTTGATAATACTGTGGGAAAAAAGAATATTGGCAACATTACCAAAGAGGATCACTTCATTTCTCCAAGAAAAACCATCAGGCATAAACTGATCTTTAAAAAAAACAGTAAATTCTTCCAGCAATTTTGTAGCCGTATTTGAATGTGTTTCTAAATAAGAATCCAGCAGTAATAATCGATGTTCACCTTCTCTGAAAAAATTAGGCGATGCGATCAATAAGAAGGCGGCGAATTGAGCTTCAGCTGCTAAAGCTTCAGGATCTGTTATAAGGGTTTCAAAATAAGGAGCAGTGTACATTTCAGGAATAATGATATAGGGTTCGATTTCTGTTTGTTCAGTTAAAGCATTCCCTTTCCGTACTCTCAAATAGATAATATCAAGCATTAAAGAAATCTGTTTGCGAGCACCATAGCTGAAGGTATCAGGAAAATATGGACTGATGATTTTACTAACTTCTTTATATGTGAGTGGGTTTTGTCTGATTTTTGGAAGGTTGGTTCCTTGAGAGGTCATCCAGATCAGATCGTAAAATAAAATGCGAATGATACGTTCATCACCAGAGAGACTCAATTGAGAAATATTTACTTTGATATCAAAGTGTTTGAAGTAATCAATCAATAGTTTTGATTTCCGAACGACAGTTGTTCTGCTTTGAAAATGATTGTCACAAAATTGATCTAAATTATTTTCGGGAAAGTACAGTAAAGAAACTAATAACTGGTAGGGAATACTTTGTATAATCAAATACTGATAATACATATCATAAGTGATATCTTGTTTATGATGAACACCATTTTTCGTGAATAGATCAACTTTTTTACCAGTCATGTCGGTTAGATCCTGTTGAATCAATTCAAGGAGATAGACGACTCGGCTATATGAATAGTCAAGTTTACTTTCAAAAAATTTTACACTGTATCTTTTATCTGAAAAAATAGTTAGTAGTCGAAAAAGAGTTAATTTTCGTTTATCAGTATTTTCCAACATCATAGCATCTAACATTTTTTTCACATCCTTCTATTAATTATTTATCAATAAAAACAAGTTAGTTCATTCTTTTTGAACAATTTGAATGAAAAATCTTTATTTAATAACATACGTTTGAAATTGAAGCTTGAAGATCAAGATATTATTGAATAAAATAACAAGATTTTGTTTTAGATCACTAAACTAATGATTCTCTGTCTTTATTTGCGCAATTATATAACTGACTTTATACTTATCCTATAGTTACAAAGTAAATTCTATTTAAATTACTATCGTTTTTCCAAGGTAACTTATTAAGAGGTGTTTCTTCCCCTATTATTGAGTGTCAGGCATGGTCTTTAGACTTTGGCTGACTCTTTTTTTGAAACTTGGCTAAAGCCTTTGAAAACTAAGGTAATTACATGATATACTACACTAGTTGAATAATAAAGACCAAGGAGAATATTCCAATGTAGAAGGATTCTTAAAAAATAAATGATAGACTTGTTATACCTATTCAAGAAAAAAACGATAGATTGGAGCAACAAATGAAAAATTCACACTTAAAAGAGCAAGTAGACAGCCGCCGTACATTTGCGATCATTTCCCATCCGGATGCCGGGAAAACGACCATTACAGAGCAACTATTATTATTTGGTGGTGCGATTCGTCAAGCAGGAACAGTTAAAGGAAAAAAGACTGGGAATTTTGCTAAATCGGACTGGATGGAAATCGAAAAACAAAGAGGAATTTCCGTTACCAGTTCTGTGATGCAATTTGACTATGATAACAAACGGGTCAATATTTTAGATACTCCTGGGCATGAGGATTTCTCCGAGGATACGTATCGTACATTGATGGCCGTGGATAGCGCTGTGATGGTCATTGATAGTGCGAAAGGGATCGAGGCGCAAACGAAGAAATTATTCCAAGTGGTCAAAAAACGCGGGATTCCAATTTTTACGTTCATCAATAAATTGGACCGTGATGGTCGTGAACCTTTAGATTTACTGGAAGAATTAGAAGAACTGCTAGATATCGAATCTTATCCAATGAATTGGCCGATCGGTATGGGGAAAGGTCTAGAAGGACTTTATGATATTTACAATAAACGCGTAGAAGTGTATCGACCTGAGACAAACAATGATGAGCGTTTTATCCCATTAGTCGATAATGACATTCCAAGTGATCATCCATTGCATAAGGAAAGTGTTTACCAGCAAGTATTAGAAGAAGTTGAGCTATTGGTGGAAGCGGGAGATGAATTTGATACAGAAAAAATTGCTCGCGGTGATCAAACCCCTGTCTTCTTTGGTTCAGCTTTAACAAATTTTGGTGTGCAAACATTTTTAGAAACCTTTTTACAATTTGCCCCTTCACCGTACAGTCATAAAACGGAAGATGGACAAGAAGTCAGTCCTTATGAAGAAGAGTTCTCAGGTTTCGTTTTTAAGATCCAAGCCAATATGAATCCGGCTCACCGTGATCGTATCGCATTTGTTCGAATTTGTTCGGGAACCTTCGAGCGGGGAATGGATGTCACCTTAGGAAGAACTGGCAAGAAAATAAAATTGAGTAATGTGACGCAATTTATGGCGGATTCTAGAGAAAATGTAGAAGAAGCCGTAGCGGGTGATATCATCGGTATCTATGATACAGGAAATTACCAGATCGGTGATACCTTATACGAAGGCAAATTAAAGGTTGAATATGAAGAACTACCATCCTTCACACCTGAGCTATTTATGAAAGTTGTCGCTAAAAATGTGATGAAACAAAAATCATTCCATAAAGGGATTTATCAGCTTGTTCAAGAAGGTGCGATCCAATTATATAAAACGTATCTGACGGAAGAATATATCATTGGAGCAGTAGGGCAATTGCAGTTTGAAGTGTTCCAGCATCGGATGCTGAATGAATATAATGCAGAAGTCGTTATGACCCCAATGGGTAGTAAAATCGCTCGCTGGATCAAGCCGGAAGACTTAGATGAACGGATGAGTTCAAGCCGAAATATTTTAGCAAGAGACCGTTTTGATCAACCATTGTTCTTATTTGAAAATCAATTTGCTGAGCGTTGGTTTGCAGATAAGTATCCGGATGTAGAATTAAAAAGTTTATTATAAAAAATATAAAAGGGACTGGGACTTAACTCTAGGAGTTACGACCCAGTCCTTTTTAGTGTAAAAAAAATAAATCACTATGAATTTAGATTCTGTGTCTGATCAATTCTCTCACATAGTTGATTCCAATGACCAAAAAGACGATGATCCCTGTAAAAATGAAGAAGAAACCAATTGGTAAAAGATAAAAATTTTCATGCAAAATGCCCGATTGGTCGATATATTCGACAGAGTTTGCTTTGATGAAGAAACAGGCAAAACCAAAAAACAATAAAAAAGCGCCAATCAATGTTGTGATCATATTGAATCTTGCTCGCCTTGTTTCACTACCATCCTGAATCAATTTTTCAGTTATATTATTCACAGTATTTCCTCCTAATATCAATTCATCAAGTGAAATATGAAATGAACGAGCAATTAGGATCAACATTTCAAGATCTGGTAGATTTCGATTATTTTCCCAGTTTGAAACGGCTTGTCTTGTAACATTTAAACGCAAGGCAAATTGTTCTTGTGTTAATTGGTTTTCTGTTCGTAATCCTTTGATTTTAGTTCCAAATTCCATCGTCTAAATTCCTTTCACTAATGTTTCTCAAGCATAAAGAGAATCACTGAACTTAGCAAGAAAGCAGTGCTTGCGTGGAGGAAAGCAATACTTGCTGCTGCATCTGACAAAATAAAAAGACAC
This sequence is a window from Enterococcus wangshanyuanii. Protein-coding genes within it:
- a CDS encoding helix-turn-helix domain-containing protein translates to MLDAMMLENTDKRKLTLFRLLTIFSDKRYSVKFFESKLDYSYSRVVYLLELIQQDLTDMTGKKVDLFTKNGVHHKQDITYDMYYQYLIIQSIPYQLLVSLLYFPENNLDQFCDNHFQSRTTVVRKSKLLIDYFKHFDIKVNISQLSLSGDERIIRILFYDLIWMTSQGTNLPKIRQNPLTYKEVSKIISPYFPDTFSYGARKQISLMLDIIYLRVRKGNALTEQTEIEPYIIIPEMYTAPYFETLITDPEALAAEAQFAAFLLIASPNFFREGEHRLLLLDSYLETHSNTATKLLEEFTVFFKDQFMPDGFSWRNEVILFGNVANILFSHSIIKQKFPTLFHLTDNNIYSKNKYYYQLFTEFRALFQKISNRKNYAWLRSTIDSLSDTLSALLVPLYESFLGNNLIRIALVAESNYLLVEPLTQFIKDIPFVQLVAYKYGEFSSFDFMVTTSSFLIPENCPLPSFVFRFSADSDEQFLSLYQAIKDVHNQKDSNLMQQKKTN
- a CDS encoding peptide chain release factor 3, which encodes MKNSHLKEQVDSRRTFAIISHPDAGKTTITEQLLLFGGAIRQAGTVKGKKTGNFAKSDWMEIEKQRGISVTSSVMQFDYDNKRVNILDTPGHEDFSEDTYRTLMAVDSAVMVIDSAKGIEAQTKKLFQVVKKRGIPIFTFINKLDRDGREPLDLLEELEELLDIESYPMNWPIGMGKGLEGLYDIYNKRVEVYRPETNNDERFIPLVDNDIPSDHPLHKESVYQQVLEEVELLVEAGDEFDTEKIARGDQTPVFFGSALTNFGVQTFLETFLQFAPSPYSHKTEDGQEVSPYEEEFSGFVFKIQANMNPAHRDRIAFVRICSGTFERGMDVTLGRTGKKIKLSNVTQFMADSRENVEEAVAGDIIGIYDTGNYQIGDTLYEGKLKVEYEELPSFTPELFMKVVAKNVMKQKSFHKGIYQLVQEGAIQLYKTYLTEEYIIGAVGQLQFEVFQHRMLNEYNAEVVMTPMGSKIARWIKPEDLDERMSSSRNILARDRFDQPLFLFENQFAERWFADKYPDVELKSLL
- a CDS encoding DUF3955 domain-containing protein: MEFGTKIKGLRTENQLTQEQFALRLNVTRQAVSNWENNRNLPDLEMLILIARSFHISLDELILGGNTVNNITEKLIQDGSETRRARFNMITTLIGAFLLFFGFACFFIKANSVEYIDQSGILHENFYLLPIGFFFIFTGIIVFLVIGINYVRELIRHRI